The Lampris incognitus isolate fLamInc1 chromosome 15, fLamInc1.hap2, whole genome shotgun sequence genomic interval GATTGGCTACAATGTAGCCTTGTGAATTTTTGATGGAAATTCCTGTGAGGTTGTTTTTATAGGGTAAAACCTATGTAGCACAATATTTTCTGATATATTACCTAAACCTGGAGAACTTTGACAGCCAACATTTTGGCTAGTAAATCTACGTCACTTAAAAACTATATTGAGCAGAAATCTTGGGTTTAGTCCATATCACAGTGCCAGTTTATTGCACGATTAAGAATTACGTGTGAACAAATTTAAATAAATTAGACTTTTGAGAACCAGCAGCAACACCCTCTGTCCAGGACTggattggtgtttcagttcagACCAATCAGGATCAGGCAACTAATTGGCAGTGGTTCCTAATTCTCATATCTCTGTTGAGCTAAGCATTTGATAACGTATTCCTTAAcctctgtctttgtctttttaACCCGTAGCCCTTGAGAAGATGTCAATAAGTGATGGACCAGAAAATGGGGATACAGGGATCTCCAGTGAAACCCCCTCAGAGGAGACCCCATCCAAGGCTGCTGAGTCCACAGACAGCTCCTCCTAGAGGGCTTGAGTAGAGATCCAGTCCTAGAAGACGGAAGGGTTACAAGCGTGAGAGAAAAAAACACCCTCTTGAAAATTGATCTCGTTTGCTTGGAAAATGGAAGAGGGCCTCCTGTTGTCCATTTTTTCCTCCTTGGGTCTGGGGTTTGGTCATCAATAGGGGCTGTGGGGTTTGCTGCATTACCCTTGGGAATAGTTAATGGTTTGGGAGGAAGCAATGCTATAAAACAGGGAGAGGTTTTGAGCTGCAAGCTGAAAGACCAAACTACACGTGTTCATTTTAAAAAACAAAGTATCTTACATATAAAATTATTACTGAGAGACTGATGTAAATCCACAGGATGGCTGTATGAATGATGTCACAAAATGATTGAGCCCAAAGCATCTGACTGGTTTAAAATGATGTTGAGGCAAAAGCATTTGAACGGACAGTTGAAGCTGTGGCTAAGTGTAGTTTTTCCTCTATATGTATAGTTACTGATCTGGTCATTTCTTCGCTTCACTGAAAACTACCCCTTCCTACAGGGCATGGACTGCCTGCAAATTCTTTTAGGGTCTTTCGGTGATATCTGTCAGTAAttgagtggggttttttttctccctgaggTGAGAGGATGCGATCCTCAACTCAGTCCGCGTTAATGCGAGAGGACGACTCGGTGCCAATTTTGTGCTTTTAGAAAAGATTTTTGACCTTGGTGGAACGTTTGGATATGCAGACGCTGCCCTTCTTTCTTCAAGCAAATTATTTGTGGTTTTATCTTAAGCCAAAACAGTCGAAAAAAATACACATTAAAAGCATTTTAAAAgtcaaaaaaaggaaaacataatacgtAAGCAATTGAAAGCGACACACACATCAAGACTAGTAACGTAGGAACCTTCAGTCAGCCATCAGTAACTGAACTTAGAAGTCTCTCATCACATGGCCATCAAGAGTCTGTTaatttattaattaatttattaattttGCTGTCAAGTATTTAACATCTAGCTTGGCTACTGGCATATCTAGTaagtttggggggaaaaaaactttcttaaaaaaaaaaaaaaaacaaacccggaAAGTTCAAATTCATCTTTGCACCTAACCTGTATTGAACAAATAGTGATGGTCATTGTCATACTTTCCAGACTTCTGACACACATATGAAACTAAAGTAAGGTAGATGAAGAAATTTTACTGAAGTTTGTGCTATCCTAGAGATTATctttaccttttcttttctttttctttcaatttTCCACAAAGGACGCTAAGAATATCTCCACGACAAGAGTAGAAACGCGCTACCTAGCTTAAGCATGGCTTCAGACAGGAGGCCAGCCATGTTGTTACTGTAGTTTAAACCAGCCTGACACGTCGCGTGGTACTCTCTCCGACGTTACCTGCGTTGTTCAGTCGAGCCTCCTTTAGGTATTTCATCTTGCGCGAGGCAGACTGTCTACAGACTGCTTAGAACGAGCGCGACAGTCTCATTCGTGTTGTTCTTCCTCCATCTTTATCCTCCTCCACGTTGTCAGCGAGAGACTTTAATACGAGAGTCTAATGAAGAGACTCCACTCTGCAGTGCAGTTTGCCATTTGAGCATGGAGCCATGAGCAAACCTTCCTTTATTTAACAATTGCAAGTACAGAAAAGAACAGGATTCCTTGCTATATTTGATCCCATACCGTCATTTTGGTGGTTGAATgatgtttgcacaccttgcatacttttttttttttaaatgttagaCATATCCCAGTTTCAGCTGTATTTCGGACTCCTCCCTGGTGCCATGCCATGTTAAAGGCCGCGGCGGACTTCGTTATTTAAAAAACAACCCTCCCTGATATTTAATGCCGAGCAGTTCACTTAGTTGTTGCCTGTGTTTCGACCATTGTCTTCTACTGGTGATGAATTGATACTGTAGTCCGTCTAATATTCTGAATGCAATCAGTTTGTCATTTATTAAGTGTGCCATGGAATTGACAGTGTTGTTGAATAGCCTAATGATAATGATCGATTGATTCATGGTGCAATGTGAACCCACTTTGTCTTGAAGCCCCTACACGACATCCTATTACGTATTATGTATGATGCGACGCAGTGGCCGCAGGTGAACCGTTCAAGTAGATGGGGAACACATTTTAAGagtccggcacaaacagagcgccATGTCACAGACACTGTATTAAGTAAATGCTCAGCTGACGAATTTAAAAGTGGTGCAATATCTGTGTTTACTTCTGACACCTTTTGCAAAATAACATatcttgactttttttttgttttgtatgaTTAATTTAGCTAAAAGTTAACATTAATTTCACTTTCCCCCTCGCTCTACAACTTGTATGCTGTGAAGTTGCCAGTCATTTGGCAATCATTAGTTTGTTTGTCCATTCTTTCATATTTGACTAGAGGAAAGTGAGAAGTGCCACCAGAAGTGGAGAGGGGAAGTATTTGCGCTCCTTTCCTTTTCTGTTACTCATCGATGTTGACAGACACGGTCAaaataatgcagtataaacagcAACTGGCATGTAACGCAGGCTTAGCGCACGGGTACGACCGGAGGAACGATCTTCCAAACTGTGTTGGCAGCAGGACCATTCGTGCCACACCGGTTTACAACGGGAAGTACAATGTACTCCTGAGGGTGCTCCGAGGAAGCCCGGCCAGGTTTTTGCCGCTGCCAAACCAAACGACTTACAAAGCAAACAAAGCAAACATTTAAAGGTAGACTTGATGTTGGcttattttttgttttctccTCTCCAAATGTCTGCTTTTTATTTGGGACGTCATATGAGCGGTAGTTTTCCTTATGGCATTTTCAAACATGCATTTTATTCCGTTTCATCCGTAAACTTTCATTTTCCAGAAACGTCAAAAAGAACATCTTCGAACACGGTCGAACCTTAAGAATAAGAAAGTGTCATGCACGGAAGATAAGTGGTAATTACGTTTATGCGACTCCAAGCGCTgtgcgattgattgattgattgattgattgattgattgagaacGAGGCATCGACTTTGAAGTGATAGTTACTGAATTGACATGGATTGCAGCCGAGTTACGTGCAAGCTAATGCTCAGATGACTGTAGGCGGGCAGGGTGGTCTCTGCGTCAGACTGTATGACGGTGGCCCCTCGGGCTGACTCGAGGGTGAGGTTGGTCTCTGTGTGACCCACAAACAAACCCACGAGGATACGCCCGATGATGACTTGtcctcacaacccccccccccaccaccttaaGTCGTGTCCCTTCTCATCCGGCGGTAGAGAATGTTGGCAAGGTGTCAAAAAGAGAGCACAGGTTATAGAAACGGACGTATAGCCTCAGCCTTCATCCTGAACACTAACAGACACCCGTGCTGCACGCGGCCATGCTGTACAATAGAGTATACATACTAAATCCTGGTATACGTACCATTGTCCCCCACCTTTCCCCCCCTACAAGTGCTTGCTACCAGAGTTCATGTGCAAATGGACAAGGACTAGCCTGTTTGTTACCGTATTCATGACCTATTACCTTAACGTATTCATGTGTTTGATTTCTcccctgcattttttttttctatttctggTGGGGTTTTTTTCAAAAAAAGTTTTATTTATCAACTCTTCCGAAATTTGGTATGCATATTGTACAACCCTGTAGTGACTGTATACAAGTTTTAGGAGTTGTTCCACCTTTGAATAAAGTCGATTTCTGATAGTGTTGAGGTGTTGTCCCGTGTCTGCACTTCTTCTGAGATATGAGGGGAGACAGGTGCTTCGTTTTCACCGCGGGGAAACTCATCTCGGTGCAAAGATTTATTCCTTATTTCTATTCCCTATTTCTTCATTCTCTTTAGCCACTTAAACCAGTTCAGAGTCATGGGGGCCGGACCTTATTCCAGTTGGCAatgggagacactctggacgaGTCACTTGtcaatcacagccccccccccacacacacacacagataccctTCATACCAATGGGTAAATAAGTCTTCAGTTCACCACAATGAATGTGTTTGGAGTGTGGAAAGAAAACCCAAATGATTATCATTAGTTAATCAATCTAGAATGGTCACAGGCTCCACTGTGTCCTTgcttttagtccccccccccttttttcccattCCAACCAGTCCTCTTGGTGCTATTTCCACGTCCGAGCCCCAGCCCTGACCTCCTCAGTGTGAAAGATGTTACTGAGTTTTGCACGTAAGCCACCTTGGTTTTGTGAGACGCTCTGAGCGGTCGTGGAGCACCGACTGATCTCATTGGTTGAGGGGAGGGATGAGGCGGGGCTTCTGGCCAATGCGGGTTGGTTAACTGGAAGCTACCCGCCCACATTCATGGGGTCTACATGTTCTCCTGTTGGCAAGGGCCAGGATCAAACCCCTGTGCTGCGAGTCAATGGCGCCAACCTGTAGGCCACCCTTGCCATCTTCCCAGGGCCCACTCTAAGACGCATTCATATTAATGTGGGTTCATGTGACTCCAGATTACCACAACGCCATCGCACTCTGTTCAGATACAACCACTTTATTCAGTTTCATCTCGTTTTTTGCCTTtccaaaaacattaaaaaacacGTTTAAACACAATAAAACTGTAGAGCAATAATACACCACTTTAAGTCATGATCTGCACCTGCACAGCTCAGTGCTGTATGGTTGTAAACAAGTCATTGATTTTAATGTAATAGTTATTGAATGTGCAATAATTAAGAGATAATAGATGCCGATCACCTGGATGCCACTCATTTATTTCATTACGAATGGTTGTCCTTGAGATTACCATTGCTGCCCTTACATTCCCGgcccttctacacacacacacacacacacacacacacattaatgtgTTTTCCTCATCCACTGTATGGTGAAAATAAAAAGTTATGATTTGGTGGAGACAGTGGATGAGGCATGCTAAACACATGTTAGGAAAAGGCTTCACCGATCTCAGGCCACTGTTCATTCACAGAACACGAAGGCCATGTATTTATTCTGAATACTTGCTTCATACACATCAGGGTTGCCGGTCTTTGAGCATACCACAACACTGCGACCCCCTGCAGAGGTGCCCCACGAACACACGCAGACAAAATCATTTGCACCCCTACCAATACCTTTGGACAACTTGGATGCATGTGTCTTTGAGCTGGGACACCACGGCGTCTGGGGGAAACCCACCCCAGCACAGGAtgatcatgcaaactccagaccGGAGGGCCATGATCTAACACAGGACCCTCTTAGTGCTTTATGGATTCTCCTTGTTCTGGGTCTGAAATAAACCTGGGACGTACCGACAGGGTCATGCAACATGCATGCTATCCGGTGGCGTCGAATCCACCGACCCGCAACAATGCACCGAAGAAAAGACGGACCGGCAGTGATGCTGTGCATCATAAACGACTTGTGCAAATGAATTCACTGCATTCAAAGTGATGGAGGAACTGTACTGACGGACAGGCGTAAACTCTGGGTCAGTTTTTGGGGGAATTGGTGTAAAAACTTAAAAGAACAGTTCACATTACTGTTTTCTACTTCAAAATAGATCTTAAGTTTACTGAAATAtgcttacagaaaaaaaaaatatatgaatGAATTAATCTGACTCGGCTCGGCCTTCCATGCTGAGGACTTGAAGTTGGACTGGGACTCACCCACTACGGACTTCAATTTGGACTGGGACTCACCCACTAAGGACTTCAATTTGGACTGGGACTCACCCACTAAGGACTTGACCATTGGGACTGGTTAACCTCAGACATAGGCTACCCATGGGTGGATTACCGAACAGCCTTACCGGGCCCGGGCCCGGGCCCAGGGCCCCAATGGGCTCAGGGTGCCCCTAAGCCAGGACCTTTGCATGAAGTCGCTGTTATTAACTCTGCAGTTCTTGTtgcatagtggggggggggggggtgttgtctcCTAATCCACCTTTGAGGCTACCACACGTCTTCGCAAAACTCCGCTGAATGTACCATTTTGTATCAAAACATCGAGAAACGAATGCAGAATTataactccctcccccaaaataGGGTTTTGAATGTTGTCCAGTGAACAGCTAATTAGAAGCAATGGACTTAAACGTGTCTACCCGGAGAGTGAAAACGAGAAGTTGCGAAGTCAAATTCAAAAAACTTTTCCTTCTTGTTTTTGCACGATTCTTTGTTTCCTCCACAGAGAGAATTGGTGACGGTCGACCGTGTAACCGCAGAATACCACGAGGCAATTCTGGAGTTTTCCTCCTGACCTATCGGCGCCAACATTACTAActccgttttgttttgtttttcccacTGGACTTTTCCATAAAAGCGGGGCCATGACTGTGGGCCATGACTGTGGGCCAGTAAGTGCCAAACTGAGTTTAAGAAGTTTATAATgtatttcagatggctgaattcCTAATCTTACCAGCCTCTCTGTCCACGTTTTGCACTGAGCATTAAACGCCACGTCGCACCTTCTCCCAGCACATCCCCGCGTTGGAAGCCAAGCCGGCTCGggaggaaactgaaatgtgaagcGGGATAGGCTCGTCTCGATATCGTTTCATCTGACCCCACAGTTGCAGCTTCACTCCATGTGGTGGCACAATCCTCTTATGTATGTATGAAGAGGAGGCTGTCTGGAGAGGAAGGTGCTCTGGAAACCATCATACGTGatgacacccacccacccacccacccacccacccatccattatctgggccgcttatcctgctctcagggtagcggggatgctggagcctatcccagcagtcactgggcggcaggtcggggacacaccctggacaggccggcaggccatcacagccccccccccccccccccacacgcacacattcacacctagggacaatttagtatggctgattcatctacctcgcatgtctttggactgtgggaggaaaccggggccccggaggaaacccacgcagacacgaggagaacatgcaaactccgcacagacgacgacccgggacgacccgccaaggttgaactaccccggggctcgaacccagcaccttcttgctgcgagggcgaccgcactaaccactgcgccgccgtgccgacACGATGACGTCATTTTCCTAATTCAATACTCTTCTAGGACAAACTTTTCCAGACCAGATGTTTGGCACCGTTTATTTACACCTCGACTCTCTTGGTGTGGGTTGCACGACACAGTAAAGACCAGGCTCGctatttcaaaacaaaacaaaacaacaaaacaacaaaacaaaactgcattTATGCAAGCTGCGTTTTCTGACGTCCAGACACCCGTCTTGTCACGGACAACCCGTGGTCCGTCCTAGGGTGGTCCACCCTAGGGGTCTTGCTTCGGAGGCTTCCCTGAGTCCGTTTTGTCGCCCGTGACCTCCCGTAAGTCGTGTAGCGCCGCGTCCCCCTCCTCTTTGAGCCCGCTCGGGCTCTCCAGACCACCGCTTCGTCTGAGGACGTGTCGAGCCAGGAAGACCGCCACCAGGATGACGACGACAACGCTGACGATTATTGCGAGGAGACCGCCTGCAGCCACGACCGAGGGGCGACTTGTCGGCTCCGGGGAACTCACGCTGGGTGTCACAGAGAAGGGAGTAGTGGCCCCGGAGCCCTCCCACGCCTCCGTAGTCCGACTTTCGTTGTCTACACACTTATAGTCATCGACGAGCGTAAAACCCTGCGGGCAGAAACACCAGTAGCCCCCGAACGTATTTCTGCAGCCTTGCTCGCAGTAATTCATCGTGCACTCGTCTATGTCCACGCAATCCGACACGGCGTCTACCTGGTCCACCACGTAACCGACGGGGCATTCGCACTGGAAGGGATTGTTGGGGTCGCATAGCGCGGGGCACTTACTGCGGCCGCAGTGCAGCTCACACTCGTTCGACGACGCCTCCTTCGGTTTAAAGCCCTCGAAGCAGGAGCAGCTGTAGCTGCCGGCGGTGTTGCTGCACAGGTGCTCGCACGGGGAAGAGGCGCACTCGTCCTCGTCCACGCAGCGGCCGTCCTCGCTCCGCCTGTACCCATCCAGGCACGCGCACTCGAACCCGCCGGCGGTACTCACGCACTTGAGCAGCTCGCCGGGACACTGTCTCGGGTCACTGCAGTCGTCCTCGCACGTCCTCCCGTCCTCCGCCAGCCTGAACCCGGGGTCGCACTGGCACGCGTAGCCGCCCTCCGCTTGGGCGCACGCTTGGTCGCAGAGCAGGGCGTGACACGGGTCGCCGTGGTCCTCCTCACAGGTGACGTTATTGCGCGGATCCACGACGAGCCCCTGCGGACAGACGCACTGGGGCGGCTGTCCGCTGTCCGCTGCCTCGCACCTGAACTCGCAGCCGCCTTCGTCCAGCCCGCACTGCCACGGCGCCTTCAGCCACTCCTGCTTGCTGCATATGAACTTGGTCTCTGCGGGCCGGCGGACGGCCACGCTGCCCTGCGGAAGCGACAGCAGGTCTTCGCCCCCGAACCCGTAGGGCGTGCTGTAGGTTACGGACTCGTTGCCTTTGACCTGCAGACCGAGGCACGGCTCCGCCAGGCTGTACTCGCAGAGGAACCCGGCGACCCCTTCGCCGCACGGCACCGGCGTCCATTTGAAGTCGTTGTCTTTGGAGACCGCGACGCATCGAGGGGAGCAGGCGTCGTCGAAAGCCGCCCAGTTGTAGAAGTCCGACTCGGCGTCCTTGGTCACCCACTGGAAGCCTCTCAGCTCCTCCGCCGCACTGGGACAGCCGGTGGGCAAATGCAAGCCGATCCAGTACTGTCCCAGGCGGCCCCCCAGCAGGATCAGGAGGGTGTCGTGAGATACGGACGACCGAACCGTCATCAGGTGTCCGTCCTTCTTTGCGCACTCAGTCTGGGCGTCCCTGAAACTGCCGGGCCCCGCGAACACCACGTAACACTGGGTCCCAATACAGTAGCCGCTATCCGGACTTGTCCCGTTAGTTCCTGACATCAGCAACGTGAACGCTATGAGGGCGAGTAGTCCTCTGACGGTCCTCATTTTGAAACAGGACTCGTCCCGGCCGGAGAGGGGTTCTTTTTGgttttttgcgcgcgcgcgcgtcaatAATAGTcaatatttttgttttcttttttttcgcgAGAAGCTGTTTACCCCGCCGATAGCTCGCA includes:
- the LOC130125508 gene encoding thrombomodulin-like; protein product: MRTVRGLLALIAFTLLMSGTNGTSPDSGYCIGTQCYVVFAGPGSFRDAQTECAKKDGHLMTVRSSVSHDTLLILLGGRLGQYWIGLHLPTGCPSAAEELRGFQWVTKDAESDFYNWAAFDDACSPRCVAVSKDNDFKWTPVPCGEGVAGFLCEYSLAEPCLGLQVKGNESVTYSTPYGFGGEDLLSLPQGSVAVRRPAETKFICSKQEWLKAPWQCGLDEGGCEFRCEAADSGQPPQCVCPQGLVVDPRNNVTCEEDHGDPCHALLCDQACAQAEGGYACQCDPGFRLAEDGRTCEDDCSDPRQCPGELLKCVSTAGGFECACLDGYRRSEDGRCVDEDECASSPCEHLCSNTAGSYSCSCFEGFKPKEASSNECELHCGRSKCPALCDPNNPFQCECPVGYVVDQVDAVSDCVDIDECTMNYCEQGCRNTFGGYWCFCPQGFTLVDDYKCVDNESRTTEAWEGSGATTPFSVTPSVSSPEPTSRPSVVAAGGLLAIIVSVVVVILVAVFLARHVLRRSGGLESPSGLKEEGDAALHDLREVTGDKTDSGKPPKQDP